CCGGTTGAAGAGGCGAACATGATCAGAAGACTGGTTGAGGAGTTCAATCTCTCGCACGCTCAGGTCGGTGAGAATGTCGGCAAGTCGCGAGCCACCATCACCAATATACTGAGACTATTGTCATTGGCTGAACCTGTGTTGGAAATGCTTCAAAACCGTCAGATTGAGACGGGTCACGCCAAAGTCCTGCTTGCGCTTGCCAAGACCGATCAGATTGAGGCGGCACGGGTTGTCGTGCAAAATGCCCTGAATGTGCGAAAAACAGAGGATTTGGTCAAACGCTGGGGCGAACGCGGGCGCAAGTCGGGTAAAATAGCGAAACCCAAGGATTCCGACATTTCCAGGCTTGAGCGAGAATTGTCAGAAAAAGTTGGAGCGAAAGCCGATATTCATGATCGGAATGGAAAAGGATACATCAGGATTCACTACGGAAATCTTGATGAGCTTGACGGGATACTTGAACGAATGAATCTGAACATCGAGTGAAGGCACAAACAGTTATGGAAACCGTCACAAAGTCACAGATGAACCACGTTGCCAAACTGACTGTGGTCATTTTCTCAGCACTGGTCATCACCGGTTGCGCGGAATTTGGTGGTAAACAACTGTCGTTGCTGCAGTCGTCCCGAGTGTTGGACCCGCTGGAAGTTCCACCGGGCCTGTCCCCCCTCCCGGAAGCTGAGCAGTTCCAGATTCCCGGTGAGTACAATCCGGCTGAACTTGCTCCCGAGGATCTTTCTCCAGAACAGTTCAGAAACTATGGGACGTGGGTTGAATTCGAGAAATTCCAGGAGTTTCAAAGAGCGGACAAGGGTATTGGTGTTGACGCGGATCAGTATCGCGAGGCCGTCGAACGCGGCGAGGACTTCTTCAAGGTAACGGTGATTGATACCGGAGAGAACGCGATACGATTGCGGGTGGTCGATTCAGCACAGGCCGTGTTTGAGCGGATGAAGGTTGCGCTCCACAACATGGATGTCAAGGTGAACAGTGCCGATGAGGAAATCGGTAAATTCGTTGTTTCCGGGGTTGATATCAAGAAGTTGCCCACCCTGCTGCAGCGAATAGGATTCAAGGAATACAAAGGAAGAATCGATGAGTTGCACGTAGTAACGACGAGTGCCACCGAGACGCAGGTGGTCGCCAAGACTGAGTTCAACGTCGAGGTGAATGCCGAGGGCAGCAAGGAATTCCTGACCCGACTCAGGTACTATCTGCTTACGAGCTATCAGCAGGATGAGTCCGGCACAGCACTGGCGAGCGCGGTTTCCAATAAATCGATTACAGTGATCGAAGGACGGCAGACCATTGTAATTTCAGAGAATTTTGATTCGGCTTGGGTACGGGTTGGACGAACGCTGGAAGCTTCAGGTGTAAACATCGATGATCTGGATCGAAGCCAGGGTCTATATCTCGTCAGCTTCAGCCATCTGGAAAAAGACAAAAAGAAAAGATGGCGACTCGCATTTTGGAGAAAAGACAAAAAAGAAGTAGCACAGAAGCATTTCAGGGTACTGGTCACCGACCATGGATCCCAGACAAGAATTCATGTTGAGGGCTCCGGGGACGACGAGTCGGATGATCAATACGGCGAACAGTTGTTGGGGATCATTTACGAACGCTTGCTAACCTGATCGGCCGGGGGTCATTTCCAGACTGAGCCTGGCATCATCCATCCTTGTCAGCCCGCAGATCTGACCTTTGGAAAATCATCCAGCGCGCCCGACGGCGGAATAATTCACAATACGGTGCGCTTCATATCGCCGATCGCAGCTGGACGTCAACGGCGGCCGATGGTGACAGTTCCTGCGCAAGACCAGCCAGACGGTGCTGTCCTTGCAATTGATTACTGCGACATTCCAGATATTCGTTACCCGTTCGTGGCTTGCATCTTGCGCCCCAGAGCCATCTTGAGCGAACTCAGTCTGTGCTCCAGCCGCCTCAATCAAATGAATGCAGAGAAACGAACATGTTATGCACAAAATGCAAATACTATATGCATATTGTGCATGACAATGTACAATTGAAGTTATGATTGATCGAGCTATCGCTTCGCGTCTTGTCAGGCTCTTTGAGCAGTATCCTTTCGTAACCGTGACCGGTCCGCGTCAATCCGGCAAGACAACACTGTGCCGCGCTGTGTTCCCTCATCTGAGGTACGTTAATCTAGAGTCACCGGATGTGCGGGAATTTGCTCAAAGCGATCCTCGCGGATTCTTGTCTGAAATTGACGATGGCGCAATTATTGATGAAGTTCAGCGTGTCCCGGAACTTCTTTCATACCTGCAGGTTCTGTCAGACGATAAAGGGCGTAGTAGCCTGTTTGTTCTGACAGGCAGCGAACACTTCAAACTCTCAAACACAATCAGTCAGTCCCTGGCAGGCCGAACCGGTTTACTTTACCTGCTTCCCTTAACCATTGCTGAACGCGACAGCACGGGTGCCGGCCAATCAATCGAAGACATTCTCTATTCGGGATTTTATCCACGCATATATGACCAGCAGCTTGATGCAAACCAAGCCTACTCTGACTACTTTGAGACTTACGTTGAACGGGACATACTGCGGATAGGCCAAATTCGCAATCGGCAGGAATTTCGGCGTTTCGTTCGTCTGTGTGCCGGCAGAATCGGACAGATCGCGAACTTGAGCACAATTGGAGCAGATGCAGGTATATCGCACACAACAGCACAACAGTGGCTCAATCTTCTGGAAACCAGTTTCATTGCTTTCAGATTGCCTCCATTTCGTGCCAATCTTCGCAAGCGTCTCGTCAAGTCACCAAAAATCTATTTTTACGATGTAGGGCTCGCGGCCTATCTGATCGGTATCAACCAGCCGGAACAGATCAGCACCCACCCGATGCGAGGAGCGTTATTTGAGAACATGGTCGTCGTAGAAACCATGAAGTATTGTTTCAATAACGGGAAACGAGAAATTCTTTCTTTTTTTCGTGACAGTCGAGGTTTGGAGTGCGACTTGCTGTTCGAGACAGGCGATGAAATATTCGCGATCGAGATCAAATCGGGAGCAACGATCGCAACCGACTATTTCAAGCCGTTTGACAGAATTGGAGATCTGATTCCGAAAATATCAAGAAAAATCATTGTCTATGGCGGTTCGGCTCGCCAAACCCAAAGTTCAGTTGAGGTGGTGCCTTTCGGTGACCTGTCTGATGTGCTTGATCGTTTTCAAGCTGAAAAAGAAATGTCATCCATTGCACGAACTGGTCTGTCCGATTTGCCCGATTCGTCTGACCGCGGCACACTGGACGCAGTGTTTTACGCATACATCAGACCCACGCTTGATCATCTTGAGCAACTGCTGAGCGAGCATGTGAAACCGCTATTTCAAAGATATCACGCCGGCTCGAAACTTAGTGTCAGGGATCGAACAATCAACTCGGCTACCCTCTTCGAGCCCTCGCGCTGGGAGTCAATCAAAGAGCAAGAATTCGCATTTGTGGGATTTAGAATCGAAAAATTGCAGCCACTGATATTCGTTCACAGTCTGGAGTTGAAGAATTTAGTTACCAACCTCAACCTTAACTTGACCGTTTCGTTGAAATGGACTTTCGACACTGAAGCGTTGACACTTACGATTGATGTCGATGGAAATCAATGTACTGGGCTGTCGGGCCTGCGATGGCCTCATTCCCAAATCGGAATCCAAAGTGCAAAAATTGACTTCATCTGTTCGACAGTCCTGAAATCAATCAAACTCGCGATTCAGCAAAATGCTTTGAGCGATTCTGACAGCCGCAAGTAAGTCATGCGGCACCGGCTGATCGGGCAGTCAGTTCGATCGGTTCCAACACTCAATGGATACCGCGTCGCCGCAACTCCAGCCGCCTCAATTGACTGGATGCAGAGAAACGAAAATGCCTGTATCTCAAGCGTAACTGAGGAATCTTTGCCCGGGCGAGTTTGGAACGCCAGGCAACATCATGTAGCGAAAGCATTGAGACTGTTGGAATGATGGCTGAATCCTGCCTGGTCACAGACAGTATCCATTGTCCGGGACTGTGTTATTCGCCGGTTTGATTGACGGGCTGGGCATCCGGGTTGTTTCGAAGCCATTCCTGATATTTCTGGTACTCTTGCCACTCTTTCCAGAGCAAGTATTCCTGATAAGCTGGATCGTCTTCACCGGGGCCGAGCCGCCCACCGCCTTGATTGAACAAAAACAGCGGCGAACCTTGGATATCTCCCCCTCCTTTCGGGTTATCTGGAACAGGAGGGTGACTTGACTTCCGGTCTGACTGCCTGTCTCCACATCCCAACAGGGCACCTAGTGTAAATACCACCGTAGCGAATAGAATCAAGGAAGACTTTTTTGACATTTCAATGACTGCCTGCTCAGAATTTTCAGCACATGACCTTACAAACCGGTGGTTATTATATTGAACAATTTGACAACTGGGGCAGTTCGTCAGAAGTTTGCGACGACGCAATCTGTTGAATCAGCTGCCCGACATACGGAGCGATTCGGCCGACAATCAAGTCAACACCCGCCTCATTCGGATGAATGCCATCGTTTTGATTCAATGACGGTTCGGTTGCGACGCCGTCAAGAAAAAAAGGATAGAACAGCAAACCAAACTCCTCGGCGAGGTCCGGGTAGATGCTGTCGAACCTTTCGTAGTAGTCTGCTCCAAGATTGCGGGGCGCCTTCGCACCGAAAAACAATATGGGCAACCCTCTGGACTGGATTTTCCTGATTATTTCGGTCAGGTTGTGACGAACGGACTCAACCGGTACAGCTCGAAACGCGTCGTTGTAGCCCAGGAACACAATCACGCCCGAGTATGGATCGGACAGCACCCAGTCGACCCGCGCGAGTCCGCCGCCAGTGGTATCACCGGACACGCCGGAGTTGACGATGCTGACCGGGCAGCCTCTCTCCTTCAGTGTGTTCTGCAGTTTTGACGTAAACCCGTGTTCGGACGCGAGTCCGTAACCTGCGATCAGACTGTCGCCGATTGCGACAATCCTTATTGATTCCGGGGAGGCAGCGTCAGTTTCGGCCGGCAGCAAACCTGCAACAACAAAAATGACTGCTGCCAGGCCCGGAAACGAACCGAAGAACGTGTTATTCATAATCGCTGCTGATTGAAGTGAGTCGGGTTTTTTAATGACCTGGAATCCATCCGGCAAGACGTTTTCAACGCTGCGTCCTGGAAGGCCGAGGCCCGAACAGTGCGGTGCCGATGCGGACGTGGGTTGAGCCTTGACTGATCGCAACCTCCATGTCTGCCGTCATGCCCATGGACAGAGTATCCAGCGGATGCCCCTGCTTGATCGCCAGTTCCAGCCACTGTCTCAATCGGGCAAAAACCGCGCGTTGCCGCTCAACCGTGTCGACAGGTTCCGGTATGATCATCAAACCCCGAATACGAACGCGGGGGAGACTCGCGATCTCGTCCAGCAACGGCAACAACTGCTCACCAGCCACGCCCGACTTTGTCGCCTCGCCTTGCAGATTGGTCTGGACACACAGATTCAATGGCGGCAGATCATCAGGGCGCTGATCGTTCAGCCTCCTGGCAATCTTGTATCGGTCGACACTGTGTACCCAGGAAAAGTGATTGGCAATATCCTTGGTCTTGTTGCTCTGTATGCTTCCGATGAAATGCCATTCAAGTTGCAGATCAGACAGCATCCGCTGCTTGCCGATCGCTTCCTGGACAAAATTCTCCGCGAAAATGCGCTGGCCACATTCAGCCAGGGTCCTGACGGCTTGTGCCGGGTGCAGTTTTCCGACCGCCACCAGACTTACAGAGCCGGCTTGCCTGCCCGCCTGCCTTTCGGCCGCGTGAATCCGGTCCACTACGGTTCGATAATTTTCGGCGAGATTCGAATTGTTCATGAATGGCTGTTGACAATTACGGGCGCACGCGATACCGGATGCCTCGCATACACCTATTATTATCGCCAATCAGGTTACGCGAGTGTGATGTTAGATGCATAATTGTCCATTGACCACTACAATAGTCTGCGCCAGTTGCCGCGCTGGCATATAGAGTAATCAGCCTGAAAGAATCGACAGTTTCGGAGATCTCCAACCAGTGAGGGAATCTGCCTTGCAAGTTTTGACCGACCCGTTTTTTGTGCTTGGATTTGTGCTGATTTTGGCGTGGGTCTCATTTGTGTTGCTCAGACGTTCATCGGCCCGCAACAGCCACGACGATAGATTCGACCTGCTTGAGCAAATCACCGAAAAACTCGCCGCCCAGGAACGAGTGTTGACAGGATTGCTGGATCAGCGTCTGGAAAGAACCGGAATTGATGTTCGACAGACTCTTGAGAAAACGTCCCAAGAGACGTCGGTAACGCTAGGTGACCTCAGACAAAGGCTTGGGGAGATTACGGTATATCAGGGCAAAATCACGGATTTGTCGACGAGGGTCAACCGATTGCATGAGGTGCTCGCAAGTACCAAGCACAAAGGTATATTCGGAGAACAGCAACTTGCAGACATCATCCGCAACGTGTTGCCGGCACAGAGCTATGAGTTTCAGTCTTCGCTTTCGAACGCCAGACGGGCTGACCTGATACTGAAGTTGCCGAATCCACCCGGCTCGATCTGCGTCGACTCAAAATTTCCGCTTCAATCCTTTCAGGACATTCAGGACGCACGCGAGACCAAGGACGTAGACGGAGCACGCCGAAAGTTCAAGACTGCAGTCCGGAAGCACATCGTGGACATTGCGAACAAGTACATCGTAGCCGGTGAAACCAGTGAATTCGCGCTGATGTTTGTACCGTCCGAAGCAATTTTCGCGGAAATTCAGGACGCTCACCAGGATCTTGTGAAGGAGTCACACGATGCCCGGGTATATATTGTGTCGCCGACAACCATGATGGCGACCGTAACCGCGATTCGCGGTATTGTCAGAGATGCCGAACTGAGCCATCAGGCGCAACAGGTCAGGGAAGTCTTGCTGAAAGTCGCCGTTGAGGTCGAAAAACTGGACGAACTGGCAAAAAAACTCCAAAAGAACTTCGACCGGCTGCAGGGCGATGTATCCCGGATCACCCGCAGAACACACAGTGTGAGGGAAAGGATCGATGTGATCGGTGACGCTCACCGCGAAGAAGAGACGGGTCAGGACGGATCGCGGGAACCGAGTGTACAGCCATGATTCTTGAGCCCTATCAAGCCGGACCCGCCTGACTGTACCCGATGAACCCCGATGCAATGCCGTATCGCTGACGCCGAGTCTCCCACAATAGTTCTGACATCCGCATCGTCATGGCTGACGTATTTGACAAAGCGAAACGAAGCCGGATCATGGCGTCCATTACCGCGAAGGATACCAAGCCGGAAATGACAATCCGCAAGGCGCTGCATCGCAACGGTTACCGGTACCGACTTCATGACCGGACCCTTCCCGGCACACCGGATCTGACATTTCGGAAGTTCAAGGCAGTGATTATGGTTCACGGATGCTTCTGGCATGGACATGATTGCACCTTGTTCAGGATGCCGGCAACGAATCAGAAGTACTGGAGCGACAAGATCAGCAACAACCAAAAACGTGATCAGAAAGTCCGGCAAGAATTGCTTGACTTGGGATGGCGCGTGCTCATCATCTGGGAGTGCAGCATGAAGGGTAGACATCGAACGGTATTGGATGACCTGATCCCGGCAATAGAAAACTGGTTGCTGAGCGACCATCGTGAGCTTGAGATCAGCGGCGGATCATCGATCTCGGGAGCCGAGCCGCCAAACTTGCATTGCAACAGTTGAAAATAACCCGAATAACCACATCTATCCGTGTGCTGGTGATTCACATCCGCGG
This portion of the Acidiferrobacterales bacterium genome encodes:
- a CDS encoding ParB/RepB/Spo0J family partition protein encodes the protein MSSQERLGQGLSALLGSAATKATTAPIDHVSMIAIEKLHSGAYQPRMEIEDEPLRQLADSIRAHGIIQPILARESDSGTGFEIIAGERRWRAAQMAGLHEVPVIVRTLNDQSSMAMALIENIQREDLNPVEEANMIRRLVEEFNLSHAQVGENVGKSRATITNILRLLSLAEPVLEMLQNRQIETGHAKVLLALAKTDQIEAARVVVQNALNVRKTEDLVKRWGERGRKSGKIAKPKDSDISRLERELSEKVGAKADIHDRNGKGYIRIHYGNLDELDGILERMNLNIE
- the bamC gene encoding outer membrane protein assembly factor BamC → METVTKSQMNHVAKLTVVIFSALVITGCAEFGGKQLSLLQSSRVLDPLEVPPGLSPLPEAEQFQIPGEYNPAELAPEDLSPEQFRNYGTWVEFEKFQEFQRADKGIGVDADQYREAVERGEDFFKVTVIDTGENAIRLRVVDSAQAVFERMKVALHNMDVKVNSADEEIGKFVVSGVDIKKLPTLLQRIGFKEYKGRIDELHVVTTSATETQVVAKTEFNVEVNAEGSKEFLTRLRYYLLTSYQQDESGTALASAVSNKSITVIEGRQTIVISENFDSAWVRVGRTLEASGVNIDDLDRSQGLYLVSFSHLEKDKKKRWRLAFWRKDKKEVAQKHFRVLVTDHGSQTRIHVEGSGDDESDDQYGEQLLGIIYERLLT
- a CDS encoding YggS family pyridoxal phosphate-dependent enzyme; translated protein: MNNSNLAENYRTVVDRIHAAERQAGRQAGSVSLVAVGKLHPAQAVRTLAECGQRIFAENFVQEAIGKQRMLSDLQLEWHFIGSIQSNKTKDIANHFSWVHSVDRYKIARRLNDQRPDDLPPLNLCVQTNLQGEATKSGVAGEQLLPLLDEIASLPRVRIRGLMIIPEPVDTVERQRAVFARLRQWLELAIKQGHPLDTLSMGMTADMEVAISQGSTHVRIGTALFGPRPSRTQR
- a CDS encoding arylesterase, with the protein product MNNTFFGSFPGLAAVIFVVAGLLPAETDAASPESIRIVAIGDSLIAGYGLASEHGFTSKLQNTLKERGCPVSIVNSGVSGDTTGGGLARVDWVLSDPYSGVIVFLGYNDAFRAVPVESVRHNLTEIIRKIQSRGLPILFFGAKAPRNLGADYYERFDSIYPDLAEEFGLLFYPFFLDGVATEPSLNQNDGIHPNEAGVDLIVGRIAPYVGQLIQQIASSQTSDELPQLSNCSI
- a CDS encoding ATP-binding protein; the protein is MIDRAIASRLVRLFEQYPFVTVTGPRQSGKTTLCRAVFPHLRYVNLESPDVREFAQSDPRGFLSEIDDGAIIDEVQRVPELLSYLQVLSDDKGRSSLFVLTGSEHFKLSNTISQSLAGRTGLLYLLPLTIAERDSTGAGQSIEDILYSGFYPRIYDQQLDANQAYSDYFETYVERDILRIGQIRNRQEFRRFVRLCAGRIGQIANLSTIGADAGISHTTAQQWLNLLETSFIAFRLPPFRANLRKRLVKSPKIYFYDVGLAAYLIGINQPEQISTHPMRGALFENMVVVETMKYCFNNGKREILSFFRDSRGLECDLLFETGDEIFAIEIKSGATIATDYFKPFDRIGDLIPKISRKIIVYGGSARQTQSSVEVVPFGDLSDVLDRFQAEKEMSSIARTGLSDLPDSSDRGTLDAVFYAYIRPTLDHLEQLLSEHVKPLFQRYHAGSKLSVRDRTINSATLFEPSRWESIKEQEFAFVGFRIEKLQPLIFVHSLELKNLVTNLNLNLTVSLKWTFDTEALTLTIDVDGNQCTGLSGLRWPHSQIGIQSAKIDFICSTVLKSIKLAIQQNALSDSDSRK
- a CDS encoding very short patch repair endonuclease, with amino-acid sequence MADVFDKAKRSRIMASITAKDTKPEMTIRKALHRNGYRYRLHDRTLPGTPDLTFRKFKAVIMVHGCFWHGHDCTLFRMPATNQKYWSDKISNNQKRDQKVRQELLDLGWRVLIIWECSMKGRHRTVLDDLIPAIENWLLSDHRELEISGGSSISGAEPPNLHCNS
- a CDS encoding DNA recombination protein RmuC, whose protein sequence is MQVLTDPFFVLGFVLILAWVSFVLLRRSSARNSHDDRFDLLEQITEKLAAQERVLTGLLDQRLERTGIDVRQTLEKTSQETSVTLGDLRQRLGEITVYQGKITDLSTRVNRLHEVLASTKHKGIFGEQQLADIIRNVLPAQSYEFQSSLSNARRADLILKLPNPPGSICVDSKFPLQSFQDIQDARETKDVDGARRKFKTAVRKHIVDIANKYIVAGETSEFALMFVPSEAIFAEIQDAHQDLVKESHDARVYIVSPTTMMATVTAIRGIVRDAELSHQAQQVREVLLKVAVEVEKLDELAKKLQKNFDRLQGDVSRITRRTHSVRERIDVIGDAHREEETGQDGSREPSVQP